In Bacteroidia bacterium, one DNA window encodes the following:
- the nusA gene encoding transcription termination factor NusA, which yields MSTIAGLVDSFSEFKEFKNIDRVTMMRVLEDVFRNVLRKKYGSDDNFDIIINTEKGDFEIYRNRLIVDDCEVEDSNLQIGITEAKKLEDDYEIGEEASEILSIEHFGRRAILAARQTLMSRILELEKGEIYKKYQNRIGEIVSGEVYQIWKKEMMLLDDEGNELILPRAEMIPSDFFKKGEVTRAVVTDVRFDDGTPKIVLSRTSPVFLERLFELEVPEILDGLITIKKVVREPGERAKVAVESYDERIDPVGACVGMKGARIHGIVRELRNENIDVINYTTNTTLFIQRSLSPAKISNIKLDGNKAIVTMPSDQVSLAIGKGGFNIKLAGKLTGFEIEIYREAGSSEEVDVDLDEFLDEIDEWIINEFKAIGLDSAKSVLDTDTDDLIKRTDLEEETIIEVKKILASEFE from the coding sequence ATGTCAACAATTGCAGGACTAGTAGATTCCTTTTCAGAATTCAAGGAATTCAAAAACATTGATAGAGTAACCATGATGAGAGTTCTCGAAGATGTTTTTCGCAATGTATTAAGAAAAAAATACGGGTCAGACGACAACTTTGATATCATCATCAATACTGAAAAAGGTGATTTTGAAATTTACAGAAACCGCCTTATCGTAGATGATTGCGAAGTTGAAGACTCAAATCTTCAAATTGGTATTACCGAAGCCAAAAAACTTGAAGATGACTACGAAATTGGTGAAGAAGCCTCTGAAATCCTTTCAATAGAACACTTTGGAAGAAGGGCAATTTTGGCTGCTCGCCAAACTTTAATGTCTAGAATTCTTGAATTGGAAAAAGGTGAAATCTACAAAAAATACCAAAACAGAATAGGCGAAATCGTATCAGGAGAGGTATATCAAATCTGGAAAAAAGAAATGATGTTGCTTGATGATGAAGGTAATGAACTGATTTTACCAAGAGCAGAAATGATTCCATCTGACTTCTTCAAAAAAGGAGAAGTTACACGTGCGGTTGTTACCGATGTTCGTTTTGATGACGGAACTCCCAAGATTGTGCTATCTCGTACCTCTCCAGTTTTCCTTGAAAGATTATTTGAATTAGAAGTTCCTGAAATTCTTGACGGTTTAATTACAATTAAAAAAGTTGTGAGAGAGCCGGGAGAAAGGGCAAAAGTTGCCGTAGAGAGCTATGATGAAAGAATAGACCCTGTGGGTGCGTGCGTAGGTATGAAAGGTGCCAGAATTCACGGCATTGTGAGAGAATTAAGAAATGAAAACATTGACGTGATAAACTATACAACAAACACTACACTCTTTATCCAACGTTCTTTAAGCCCTGCAAAGATTTCTAATATTAAGTTAGATGGAAACAAAGCCATTGTAACCATGCCTTCCGACCAAGTAAGTTTAGCAATTGGCAAAGGAGGATTCAATATCAAACTTGCCGGTAAACTTACCGGATTTGAAATAGAAATTTACAGAGAAGCCGGTTCGAGTGAAGAAGTGGATGTTGACCTTGATGAATTCCTTGATGAAATTGACGAATGGATTATTAACGAGTTCAAGGCAATTGGTTTAGACAGCGCTAAATCTGTGTTAGATACCGATACTGATGATTTAATTAAAAGAACTGACCTCGAAGAAGAAACAATTATTGAGGTGAAAAAAATATTAGCTTCAGAATTTGAATAA